One window of Calditrichota bacterium genomic DNA carries:
- a CDS encoding HD domain-containing protein yields MRKKLVELMPEFNLIKNDDLREKTIDVWVEAIERGGWKIEDLQRIPFTLLIPDCPVNIIQHTRGVTNVAVESAKKLAEFNGGSYDIDMDILLSGGLLHDVGKIVEYADYPDGIKKSEMGKLLRHPFSGAGLAMRHDLPDKVVHMIAVHAKEGDGGYRCPEAVIVHHADFMNFEPIKMG; encoded by the coding sequence ATGAGAAAGAAGTTAGTCGAATTGATGCCGGAATTTAATTTGATTAAAAATGATGACTTGCGCGAAAAAACGATTGACGTCTGGGTCGAGGCGATTGAGCGTGGTGGCTGGAAAATCGAAGATTTGCAGCGCATCCCGTTTACGCTGCTCATCCCTGATTGTCCGGTGAATATCATTCAACATACGCGCGGTGTCACCAACGTCGCCGTTGAGTCCGCAAAAAAATTGGCGGAATTCAACGGCGGAAGCTACGACATCGACATGGATATTTTGCTTTCCGGCGGCTTGCTGCACGATGTGGGAAAAATTGTCGAATACGCGGACTACCCCGATGGCATCAAAAAAAGTGAGATGGGAAAATTGCTGCGCCATCCTTTCAGCGGCGCGGGTCTTGCCATGCGCCACGATTTGCCAGACAAAGTGGTTCACATGATCGCCGTTCACGCCAAGGAAGGCGACGGCGGCTACCGTTGTCCCGAGGCGGTTATCGTCCATCACGCGGATTTTATGAATTTTGAGCCGATCAAAATGGGGTAA
- a CDS encoding divergent polysaccharide deacetylase family protein: VIGHPYPETLHVLQQQLPELENQGVELVPISELGNTVALAAN; the protein is encoded by the coding sequence TGGTGATAGGCCATCCCTATCCGGAGACGCTGCATGTTTTACAGCAGCAATTGCCTGAATTGGAAAATCAGGGTGTGGAACTGGTGCCTATCTCCGAATTAGGAAATACGGTCGCTTTGGCGGCGAATTGA